One part of the Nymphaea colorata isolate Beijing-Zhang1983 chromosome 8, ASM883128v2, whole genome shotgun sequence genome encodes these proteins:
- the LOC116258710 gene encoding G-type lectin S-receptor-like serine/threonine-protein kinase At5g35370, which produces MMAPASFPCMFLFLLSFFALRCLGGPISTEFIRPNFTATNLGFVDNNGVFLASKSNIFRASICNPAGDGEYYLCVLHVESNQVVWSANRGSPVTNADRIVFLTTGIFIYGANGSLVWWTKFRSQADAVSLVHLQDTGNLQLLDSSNSSIWESFDHPTDTILMGQKLPLGVNLIGSISKNNLASGDYALAVTKDDALLQWKGHTYWRITMDPRAFKDQNADITYMQVNGSGLYLFAAGGGNLIVVWRVILSPAKLRLLTLDSSGKLRVQSYSRFSWNTEFLAPASDCSVPLWCGSLGICSDSGGANNNSYCTCPDQIPAANRSDLSKGCTLSGQTDFCSSTSSSPSIDYLALGTGIDYFEDSYSQAVNPLNGSSDISDCRKLCSANCSCLGYFYNSDFGSCFLVREVVGSLQRTGDKSMSGYLKTISHDFGVQGGKRLPLAALILLPAAGILLLTTICALVLSWRRMPRKQFSSKTSYPNSNESDEDIDLQFVPGLPKKFSLSQLESATNNFSVKIGSGGFGAVYKGILEDGTQVAVKKINNVGVQGKREFYTEIATIGSIHHVNLVRLHGFCAEAAQRLLVYEYMNLGSLDRSLFSQSTVMEWSERVEIAIGTARGLSYLHSSCQPKIIHCDIKPENILLNDPKQIKLSDFGLSKLLTLEQSNLFTTMRGTRGYLAPEWLTNSAISEKTDVYSYGMVLLEIIRGRKNCSAAEDEGEANVYFPMYALDMHEQGRYLELVDPRLADKVKSEEVERMVKVALCCVQEEPWLRPSMGTVVGMLDGVLPLCEPRVQSLTFLRFYGRRFSEPSTLLSGSSPAAGFSLGSTGSSFPASFSPSVASAQQVSGPR; this is translated from the coding sequence ATGATGGCACCAGCGTCCTTCCCTTGTATGTTCTTGTTTCTCTTGTCTTTCTTTGCTCTGCGTTGCTTGGGTGGACCTATTTCCACAGAATTTATCCGGCCGAATTTCACTGCGACCAACCTTGGATTCGTCGACAACAATGGTGTTTTCCTGGCTTCCAAATCTAACATCTTCCGAGCTTCCATCTGCAACCCTGCTGGTGATGGTGAGTACTACCTCTGCGTCCTGCATGTTGAATCCAATCAGGTTGTCTGGTCGGCTAATCGTGGTTCACCAGTGACGAACGCTGATCGGATTGTCTTCTTAACGACTGGGATATTCATTTACGGCGCCAATGGCAGCTTGGTGTGGTGGACAAAGTTTAGGTCACAAGCCGATGCGGTGTCTTTGGTTCACTTACAGGACACAGGGAATCTGCAGCTGTTGGATTCGTCCAATTCATCAATATGGGAAAGCTTTGATCATCCGACCGATACCATCTTGATGGGACAGAAACTTCCTCTTGGTGTTAACCTCATTGGTTCCATCAGCAAGAATAATCTTGCTTCTGGCGATTATGCTCTTGCTGTGACAAAAGATGATGCTCTTCTCCAATGGAAGGGTCATACATATTGGAGAATAACCATGGATCCTAGAGCTTTTAAGGACCAGAATGCTGATATCACATATATGCAAGTGAATGGCTCTGGCTTATATCTGTTTGCTGCTGGTGGCGGCAATCTAATAGTGGTCTGGCGGGTTATATTGAGCCCTGCCAAGCTCCGGTTATTGACTTTAGATTCTTCCGGCAAACTCAGGGTGCAGAGTTATTCTAGGTTCAGTTGGAACACCGAATTCTTAGCACCGGCAAGTGATTGTTCTGTGCCCCTTTGGTGTGGGAGTCTCGGCATCTGCAGTGACTCGGGTGGGGCAAATAACAACTCTTATTGCACATGTCCTGATCAGATCCCGGCTGCAAACCGGAGTGATCTCTCCAAAGGTTGCACTCTCAGTGGCCAAACCGATTTCTGTTCGAGCACCTCATCGTCGCCCTCAATCGATTATCTTGCCCTTGGTACTGGCATTGATTACTTTGAAGATTCTTATAGCCAGGCCGTCAATCCTCTGAATGGGTCTTCTGATATATCCGATTGTCGAAAACTCTGCTCTGCCAACTGCTCGTGTCTCGGATACTTCTACAATAGTGACTTTGGTTCGTGCTTTTTAGTTCGAGAGGTGGTGGGTTCTCTGCAACGTACTGGAGACAAGTCCATGAGTGGCTACCTGAAGACAATTTCTCACGACTTTGGCGTTCAGGGCGGTAAAAGGCTGCCTCTTGCAGCATTGATTCTTTTACCTGCAGCTGGAATCCTCCTGTTGACCACCATTTGCGCCCTTGTTCTTTCTTGGAGGAGAATGCCAAGGAAgcaattttcatccaaaacCAGTTACCCCAATTCAAACGAATCAGACGAGGACATCGACCTTCAGTTTGTACCTGGGTTACCCAAGAAATTTTCTTTGTCCCAACTAGAATCAGCTACCAATAATTTCAGCGTTAAGATTGGTTCGGGAGGCTTCGGAGCAGTTTACAAAGGCATTCTTGAGGACGGGACTCAGGTTGCTGTCAAGAAGATCAACAATGTGGGGGTCCAGGGGAAGAGAGAGTTCTATACTGAAATCGCCACCATCGGTAGCATTCACCATGTGAACCTGGTGCGCCTACACGGGTTTTGCGCCGAAGCTGCACAGAGGCTTCTGGTCTACGAGTATATGAACCTCGGTTCCTTGGATCGCTCGCTTTTCAGCCAGAGCACGGTTATGGAATGGTCGGAGCGGGTAGAGATTGCAATCGGAACTGCTCGCGGCCTTTCGTATCTGCACTCATCATGCCAACCGAAGATAATCCACTGCGACATAAAGCCTGAAAACATTTTGCTTAATGATCCCAAACAGATCAAGCTCTCTGATTTCGGGCTCTCCAAGCTTCTAACGTTAGAGCAATCAAATCTATTCACGACAATGAGGGGGACGCGCGGGTACCTCGCTCCAGAATGGTTAACGAATTCGGCCATCTCCGAGAAGACGGACGTCTACAGCTACGGGATGGTTCTGTTAGAGATCATTCGAGGGAGGAAGAATTGCTCGGCAGCAGAAGATGAGGGCGAAGCCAACGTCTATTTTCCTATGTATGCTTTGGACATGCACGAGCAGGGGCGATATTTAGAGCTTGTGGATCCGAGGCTGGCTGACAAGGTTAAGAGCGAGGAGGTAGAGAGGATGGTGAAGGTAGCTCTGTGCTGTGTGCAGGAAGAGCCATGGTTGAGGCCCAGCATGGGCACGGTCGTGGGAATGCTGGATGGTGTCCTCCCTCTGTGTGAACCTAGGGTCCAGTCCTTGACCTTCTTGCGATTCTATGGTCGGAGATTCTCCGAGCCAAGTACGTTGTTATCTGGGTCCAGTCCGGCTGCTGGGTTCAGCCTTGGGAGCACCGGCTCTTCTTTCCCGGCTTCATTTTCGCCTTCCGTGGCATCTGCGCAGCAGGTATCTGGTCCAAGATGA
- the LOC116259503 gene encoding ABC transporter G family member 1-like, producing the protein MDAEPTVPRWRPSPSPARSAPPEQSSPSPIPFSQSARQESMYASDSDDEVVAFGSGRKMGGAEMVSLMIEGGEGAGGGRKVEGGAMVRKVGGGSGVFLTWKDLWVTATDGKGGTRAILQRLTGFAEPGEVLAIMGPSGSGKSTLLDALAGRLGSNTRQTGEILVNGRKQALGYGTSAYVTQDDTLMSTLTVKEAVYYSAQLQLPSTMSKAEKKERAETTIREMGLQDAINTRIGGWGVKGLSGGQKRRVSICIEILTRPKLLFLDEPTSGLDSAAAYHVMNRIVGLAKHDGRTVIASIHQPSSEVFELFNNLCLLSAGKTVYFGQASGASEFFAVNGFPCPTLRNPSDHYLRTINSDFDKDIEQGMDAKATTVAEAINTLVSSYSSSHIAQQVSRRVEEINNMDGAALQKKGSQASFFTQSLVLTQRSFVNMYRDLGYYWLRLAIYVALCLCVGTIFYNVGHSFGSIQARGSMLMFVAAFLTFMAIGGFPSFVEDMKIFGRERLNGHYGVTAFVIGNTFSSIPYLLLISVVPGAIAYYLVHLQSSAEHFFYFALVLFVCMMLVESLMMIVASIVPDFLMGIITGAGIQGVMMLNGGFFRLPNDLPKPFWRYPMYYISFHKYANQGFYKNEFEGLTFPNNLVGGPRTITGEQILRDTWQVEMGYSKWVDLAVLFGMVVLYRVMFLSIIKLTEKMKPVIRGFFSRPSVQSTEDMKTVHPNSTP; encoded by the exons ATGGACGCCGAGCCCACTGTTCCTAGATGGAGACCCAGCCCGAGTCCGGCGAGGTCGGCTCCGCCGGAGCAGAGCAGTCCTAGTCCGATCCCGTTTAGCCAGAGCGCGCGGCAGGAATCGATGTATGCTTCTGATTCCGATGACGAAGTGGTGGCGTTCGGGAGCGGCAGGAAGATGGGGGGCGCTGAGATGGTGAGTTTGATGATTGAAGGAGGCGAAGGAGCTGGCGGCGGAAGGAAGGTGGAGGGTGGTGCTATGGTGAGGAAAGTCGGCGGTGGCTCTGGGGTGTTCCTGACCTGGAAGGACTTATGGGTCACCGCCACCGACGGGAAAGGTGGGACGAGGGCCATATTGCAGAGGCTAACTGGGTTCGCCGAGCCCGGCGAAGTCCTCGCCATCATGGGCCCTTCCGGCTCCGGCAAGTCCACCCTTCTCGACGCATTAGCAG GCAGGTTGGGCTCCAATACGAGGCAAACCGGAGAGATTCTCGTGAATGGGAGAAAGCAAGCTCTCGGATATGGAACTTCG GCCTACGTGACTCAAGATGATACGCTCATGAGCACGCTCACAGTCAAAGAGGCGGTCTACTACTCCGCTCAGCTCCAGCTGCCCAGCACCATGTCTAAggcagagaagaaggagagagcagagaccACCATCAGGGAGATGGGCCTGCAGGACGCCATTAACACGAGGATTGGAGGTTGGGGAGTCAAGGGACTCAGTGGGGGGCAGAAGAGAAGGGTCAGCATCTGCATCGAGATCTTGACCAGGCCCAAGCTCCTCTTCCTGGACGAGCCCACAAGTGGGCTTGACAGTGCTGCAGCTTACCACGTGATGAACAGGATCGTCGGCCTAGCCAAGCATGACGGAAGGACTGTCATAGCTTCCATCCATCAGCCGAGCAGTGAAGTCTTTGAGCTCTTCAACAATCTCTGCCTACTCTCAGCAGGCAAAACCGTCTACTTTGGCCAAGCTTCAGGCGCTAGTGAG TTCTTCGCAGTAAATGGTTTCCCTTGTCCAACCTTGAGGAATCCTTCTGATCACTATCTCAGAACCATCAACTCTGATTTTGATAAG GATATTGAGCAGGGGATGGACGCAAAAGCAACTACAGTAGCAGAGGCAATCAATACTCTCGTCTCCTCCTACAGTTCATCACACATAGCACAGCAAGTGTCGAGAAGAGTGGAAGAGATCAACAATATG GACGGCGCAGCGTTACAGAAGAAAGGAAGCCAAGCAAGTTTCTTCACGCAGTCTCTGGTTCTTACACAGAGGTCCTTCGTGAACATGTACAGAGACCTTGGTTATTACTGGCTACGCCTGGCCATATATGTTGCGCTATGCTTGTGTGTGGGCACCATCTTCTATAACGTTGGCCACTCATTTGGATCCATTCAG GCCAGAGGATCAATGTTAATGTTTGTAGCTGCATTCTTGACATTCATGGCCATTGGCGGATTCCCTTCCTTTGTTGAGGACATGAAG ATTTTCGGACGCGAGAGGCTGAACGGCCACTATGGTGTTACGGCATTCGTGATCGGGAACACGTTCTCCTCCATTCCTTACCTCCTCTTGATCTCTGTTGTGCCGGGAGCCATAGCCTACTACTTGGTCCATCTCCAGAGCAGCGCCGAACACTTCTTCTACTTTGCACTGGTGCTGTTCGTGTGCATGATGCTGGTGGAGAGCCTGATGATGATTGTGGCCAGCATCGTGCCCGACTTTCTGATGGGCATCATCACTGGTGCAGGGATTCAAGGGGTGATGATGCTCAATGGAGGGTTCTTCAGGCTGCCGAATGACCTTCCCAAGCCGTTCTGGAGGTACCCAATGTACTACATCTCCTTCCACAAGTATGCCAACCAGGGATTCTACAAGAACGAGTTTGAAGGGCTCACCTTCCCCAACAACCTAGTAGGGGGACCTCGCACCATTACCGGTGAGCAGATTCTCAGGGATACATGGCAAGTTGAGATGGGGTACTCCAAGTGGGTGGACCTTGCCGTTCTCTTTGGAATGGTCGTCCTCTACAGGGTCATGTTCCTGTCCATAATAAAGCTTACAGAGAAGATGAAGCCAGTGATCAGAGGATTCTTCTCTCGCCCCTCTGTACAATCAACTGAAGACATGAAAACAGTGCATCCGAACTCAACTCCTTGA